The sequence TAAGGCCGGCGCCGCGGATTTAAACCCGGGCGCCGGAGAAAGGCATCACGCGGTGATCACGGTTTCTTGAGCGTGCGGCACCGGCCGTGAAGACACGGCCGCCGCGCTCAGACGCGCTTTTCCAGGAAATCCAGCAGCGTATTCAGCGCCGCCTTGTCCTCGGCCGCGTATTTCGCCACCCGGCTGCGCCACAGGGTTGCCTGCGACTTCAGCACCAGCCCGTCGCTCAAGAGCTTCAGGTGGTTGGCCCGCAGGGTTTCGCCGGTGGATGTGATATCTGCCACCATCTCGGCGGTTTCATTCTTCACCGTGCCTTCGGTCGCGCCCTGGCTGTCCACCAGCTTGTAATCCGCAACCCCGGCATCGGTCAGGAATTCCCGCACCAGCCGGTGGTACTTGGTGGCAATCCGCAGCCGGTGGCCATGCTGGGTGCGGAAGGCCGAAGCCACCGCATCAAGGTCATCCAGCGTATCCACGTCGATCCAGAACTGCGGCACTGCCAGCACCAGGTCGGCGTGGCCGAACCCCAGCTCCGCCAGGCTCTCCACCTGCTGCTCGAACCGCGGCAGCTTCTCCTGCACCAGATCGGTGCCGGTGACGCCCAGGTGAATGCGCCCCGCCGCCAGCTCGCGCGGGATCTCGCCCGCCGACAGCAGCACCAGCTCCATATTCGACACACCCTCGACAGCGCCGGCGTACTCCCGGTCGGATCCGGTCCGCGACAAGGTCACGCCGCGCTTGGCGAACCAGTCAAAGGTTTTTTCCATCAGCCGCCCCTTGGACGGCACCCCCAGCTTCAAGGTCATGCGCGTGCCTCCTCCAGCTGCAGCATCAGGTCCGGGCGCAGCACGCCGCCCACTGCCGGGATCTCCTCGCCGCCACCCAGCTGCCGGGTCAGCGCGTCATAGCGCCCGCCGCTGGCCACCGGCGGCAGATCAGGCCGCGCCTCGGCATAGAAGCCAAAGACAAACCCGTCGTAATATTCCATCGAGGTGCGCCCGTAAGAGGCCTCGAAATCGAGGTTCTCCACATCCACCCCGCGCGCCTTCATCGCCGCGGTGCGCCCGTCCAGCCGGTCCAGCGCCGCATTGATCTGCGGCAGGTCCACGGCAATGTCGCGCATCTGCTCAGTGGCAAAGGGCACCGTCTCCCGCACCGCCATCAGCGCCTCCAGCGCCAGCAGCTCATGCTCAGCAATCGGCGGCGCCTTGGCATCCTCGCGCAGCGCATCGACCCGCGCCTGGACTTCGGCCGCGCGGCGCTTGCCCAGCTCCACAGCCGAACCGGTCAGATCGCCCTCGGTTTCCAGCAGCTTTTTGCGGCTTTCCGGCACCGGGGCGCGGCCCGCAAAACGGTCCAGCAAGGAGCGGAACCGGCGCGGCCGCCAGATGTGGCGCATCAGCGCTGCCTTGCGTTTCTCCGTGGTGTTCAGCCCCTGCACAGCGGCCATCAGAATTCCGATGTCACCGGTTGCCGCCCGCAAGGGCAACCCGCGCACCTGCAGCGCAAACAGCGAAAACACCTCCGCATCCGCAGCCGCCGCATCGTTGCGCTCAAACACCTCATAACCGACCTGCAGGTATTCGTTGGGCCGGTCCGGAAAATGCTCCTGACGGCGGAAAACCTCGCCCGAATAGGTATAGCGCGCAGGCTCGGCACCGTGGCGCATATGCGCTTCTACCACCGGCACGGTGAAATCCGGGCGCAGCATCTGCTCGCCGCGCAGCGCGTCCGAAGTCACATAGGCGCGCGCCCGGATGTCCTCGCCGTAAAGATCCAGCAATGTGCCGGCCGGCTGCAGCAGCGGCGTATCCACCACCTGCGCGCCAGCGGCCTCGAAGCGGACCCGCAGCTGCGCTGCGCGCGCCTGAATGTCAGAACGAACCGCCATGATCAGCCCTGCCCGTCCAGGATTTCACGCACCTTGGCAACCAGCTCCGTGCGCGGCACTTCAAACTGGCTCGGGCGTTCCTTCCATTCTTCCAAGGTGGCGCTTTCGGCGATCTTGGCGCCCAGGATCAGGTCCTTGATCTGCACAACGCCATTGGCCTTCTCATCACCGCCTTCGATCACGGCGACCGGGGAGTTCCGCTTGTCCGCATATTTCAGCTGGTTGCCGAAGTTCTTGGGATTGCCCAGGTAAACCTCGGCCCGGATCCCCGCATTGCGCAGCTCCGCCACCATCGCCTGGTAATCCGCCATCCGGTCACGGTCCATCACGGTGACGACCACCGGTCCGGTGGCCTCCGCCGTCAGCCGCCCCTTGGCGTGCAGCGCCGCCAACAGCCTGTCGACACCAACCGAGACCCCCACCGCAGGCACTTCCTGCCCGGTGAAGCGTTTGACCAGACCGTCATAGCGCCCGCCGCCCGAGACCGAACCGAACTGCCGCTTGCGGCCCTTTTCATCCAGGATCTCAAAGGTCAGCTCTGCCTCGAACACAGTACCAGTGTAGTAGCCAAGACCGCGCACCACAGATGGGTCGATCACAATTCGGTCAGCTCCATACCCCTGCGCAGAAAGCAGCTCAGCAATCTCTCCAAGCTCCTTAATCCCCTGGGCACCGATTTCTGACGAACCAATGGCAGCTTCAAGATTGCCCAAAGTGTCTTTGTCTGTCGCGCCCTTCGCCAAAAGGAATGAGACAATGGGTTCTATTGCGTGTTCAGTAAGACCAACGCCTTCGATGAACGCACCAGAGGCATCCTCCCGCCCTTCTCCCAGCAACTCTATAACGCCTTCAATGCCGACCTTATCAAACTTATCAATAGTTCTCAAAATGTTGGCGCGCCACTCTCCAAGATCGTCCCAATGACCTGGAGCCTCGCCTTCTGGCCGAGGCATTGCAGCCTCTGCAGCCTCCAGCACGCCGTTCAGAACCTTGCGGTTGTTGACCCGCACCAGGTAATCGCCGCGCGGAATGCCGACGGTTTCCAGCGTGTCGGACAGCATCGCGCAGATCTCGGCGTCAGCGGCCATAGAGGCGCTGCCCACGGTATCCGCATCGCACTGATAGAACTGGCGGAAGCGGCCCGGCCCAGGCTTTTCATTGCGCCAGACCGGCCCCATCGCATAGCGGCGGTAAGGCGTCGGCAGGTCGTTGCGGTGCTGGGCATAAACACGCGCCAAAGGCGCCGTCAGGTCATAGCGCAGCGCCATCCAGTCGCCGTTTCCTTCGTCCTCGGTCTCCTGCCAGGCAAAAACACCCTCGTTCGGACGGTCCACGTCCGGCAGGAATTTGCCCAGCGCCTCAACGGTTTCCACCGCCGAGGACTCCAGCGCTTCAAACCCGTAATGATGATACACACCCGCGATGGCCCGCAGCATCTCGCTGCGCTGGGTCACCTCCGCACCGAAATAGTCACGGAACCCCTTCGGCGTCTGCGCCTTGGGGCGGGGCTGTTTCTTCACTTTGGCCATATCAGGCCTCCTCACGGGTAGCGGTTTCACTCGCCCGGCGGTCTAGCGGAAGCAGGCCGCAACAGCAAGACGAAGGCGGCGGAGGCAGTTCCGCAGCTCATTATTAAGGCATAGGGGCTGTGCCGCCCCGTGGGGGCGGACTGGCGCGGCCCGGCCTCACGTCCGGGCGGGACTTTGCATTTGAACGTTGCTCCTTTAAGAGCCCCATCAGACCTAAGGAGACACCTCATGCAGCATCTGGAAGAGCAAATCGCCCATCTGACCCGCAGCGTGGAGGAAATGAGCGACGTGATCGCCCGCCAGCAGAAGGAGATCGACGTGCTGACCCGCCGCGTTGCGATGCTGATGCAGCGCGAAGCCACCCGCGAGCAGGACGGCACCGGCGGCGTGGTCTTCGGCGACGAACGCCCGCCGCATTACTGAGGCAGCTCAGGGTCGCGACGCCGTCGGCAGGACGCGCCCCCTGCACTAGCCCGGCTCAGGCGCGGCTACCGGTCGGCAGGTGCTGCGCAGCTTTGCGGCCTACGCAAAACCAAAGTCCTGCCCCACGATGCGCGACGCAAGTTTCACATGTTCGGCCTGCCCCTCAGCCTCGGCAAGGGCAGCAAGCGGAACGTCCAGCTCATAGACAAGCTTTTCGCCGTCCACCGTCCGGCGGGCCGTTCCCTGCAGCATTGACGGGACAATCTGCGTCAGGAGACGGGTGCCAAATCCGGTCCGCCCGGTGCCGGCCCCGTCCAGAGCCTCCTCCGGCAGCCGGGGCACGTCTTCCTCCCAGCGCAGCTGCAGCCGTTTCTCACCGGCGCTGTCTCCGCTGAGCGACCATGAAACGCGGATACGTGCGTCTTCGGCGTTCAAGGAGCCGTACTTTTGCGCATTGGTTGCCAATTCGTGCAGCGCCAGGCTGATCTGCTGCGCCGCCTCCTGGCCTGTGGCCACTTCGGGGCCTTCAACCGACATCCTGTCGCCGAAGGTCAGCAGCACCGGCTCCAGCTGTGACCGCACAATGTCAGCCAGATCAGCCGACGCGCCGGTCGGCTCTTTCATGACAGTCTGTGTTGCAGAGGCAAGCGCATTGAGCCGCCCCGTGAAGGTATCAATGAATTGGCTCACGTCCGACACGCCGCGGGCGCTCTGCCGTGCCATCGAGGAGACCACAGCAATCATGTTGTGGCTCCGGTGGACAGCTTCCCGCGCCGTCACGGCAAGCTTCGCGTTGACGTTCCTGAGCTCGGCCGTTCTTTCTTCGACCTGAACTTCAAGCTCATGCCGGGCCTGCCGCAGGACGTTAAGGGTCGCCTCATGTGCAGCCACTTCGTCCAACAGCTTGCTGTTGGCAAGTTCCAGCTCGCGGCGGCTCGGTATCGCGACGAGGACCGGAATCAGCTTGAACAGCACCACCGCGGTGGATGCCGATACCAGCGCCGTGGCGAGCTTGACAAAGCCATGCACCGGATAAATCGGCCACCACAGCGTCACAATGGACAGCGCATGTGTCAGGCCGCAAAGCAGGATGAAGGAGGCGAAAAGCCAGACCAGCCCGCGGTGCTTCAGATCGGTGCGCTGCCGAAGAACTTTGAGCAGGGCCAGCGGAATGGCGAAATACGCAAGGAAAATCAGCATATCCGACCCGGCCCAGAGGATCAGCAGCCAAGGTTCCCAAAGCAGGCACATGCCGTGCGGCATATATTGCGTGAAATCCAACAACGTCTGCAACGCGGCAATCTCCAGTCCTGCAGGGGAACCGATGTCGGCCGGAACCATTTATGCGTTTATTGCGGTCAGACCGTGATACTTTGTTATTTGAATTCCACAAGGCAAATCGCACCGCAGGCTGGGGCGCTCCACCGCGGTCAGACAGAGTGATACCCCGCCCTCAAATCTCCTCCACATCCATCACCCCGTCCAGCGATTTCAGCGCGCCCTTGATCTGCGGGTTGATCGGAAACGGTTGGCCCAGATCCATCTCCACATCGCCGGGCAGGCCGGGGTCCTGCAGGTACATATAGACCTCGCCGCGGGCGGCATTGCGGGCCGCTGCCTTGGCGTCCTCCAGCACCTGCGCCACGGTGCCCACGGCAGCCGCATCGCTCAAGTACACCCGCAGGGAGCTGCGGCCGGCATCGGCAATCGCGCTGTCCACCGGCCCGACTGAGCGCACCAGCAGCTTCAGCTGGTCGCTCTCCATCGTCGCCTCGGCGGTGATCACCACCTTGGCGCCGGTCTCCAGAAACTCGCGGGACTTCTCCAGCACCTCGGAAAACAGCGTGACTTCAAAAGCGCCGGAAGGGTCCGACAGCTGGGCAAAGGCAAAGCGGTTGCCGCGCGCCGACTTGCGCTCCTGCCGCCCGGCCACCACACCGGCCATCTTGGCCATAAACGGGCCGCGCTCGGCCTTGGCGGTCACTTCGTCCAGCGTCATCACATCCTTGCGTTTCAGCGCCGGCATGTAGTCGTCCAGCGGATGTCCCGACAGGTAAAAGCCGATCGCCTTGAACTCCTCGCTCAACCGCTCGGCGGGCAGCCAGTCCGGCACATTGGGCAGCCGCGGCTCCGGCAGGTCCTCGCCCGCCTCGCCGAACAGCGACACCTGGCTGGAGTTGCGCTGATCATGCACGGCGGCGGAGTAATCGACCAGCGCACCCAGGCTTTCAAACACCCTGCGGCGGTTGGAGTCCAGCTGGTCGAAGGCCCCCGCCCGCGCCAGCATTTCCAAGGGCCGCTTGCCGACCTTTTTCAGGTTCACCCGGCGGGCAAAGTCGAAGACATTGACAAAGGGTTTTTCCCGCCCGTCCTCGTTGCGCGCCTCGGCAACCAGCCGCATCACGTCCAGACCGACGTTCTTCAGCGCGCCCAGCGCATAGACCAGCTCACCGTTGACCACGTTGAACGTCGCCAGCGAGCGGTTGACGCAAGGCGGCACATATTTCAGCCCCAGCCCCTTCTTCACTTCCTCGAAGTAGATCGCCAGCTTGTCGGTCAGATGGATATCGCAGTTCATGACGCCCGCCATGAACTCCACCGGGTGGTTCGCCTTCAGCCAGCCGGTCTGATACGACACCACCGCATAGGCCGCCGCGTGCGACTTGTTGAAGCCGTAGTTGGCGAATTTCTCCAGAAGGTCGAAGACCTCAGACGCCTTCTTCTTGTCGACCCCGTTCTCCGCCGCGCCCTTTTCGAACTTCGGGCGTTCGGCGTCCATCGCCTCCTTGATCTTCTTACCCATCGCCCGGCGCAACAGGTCGGCGCCGCCAAGCGTATAGTTCGCCATCACCTGGGCGATTTGCATCACCTGCTCCTGATAAACGATGATGCCCTGGGTTTCCTCCAGGATATGGTCGATCAGCGGGTGGACCGAGGTGATCTCGCGCTGGCCGTTCTTCACCTCGCAGTAGACCGGGATGTTCTCCATCGGACCCGGGCGGTACAGCGCCACCAGCGCCACGATGTCCTCGATACAAGTAGGCTTCATGCGCTTCAGCGCATCCATCATGCCGGTGGATTCCACCTGGAACACGGCGACCGTCTTGGCGCGTGAATAAAGGTCATAGGTGACCTTGTCGTCCAGCGGGATGGCGTTGATCTGGTTCTCCGCGCCCTCGGGCGGGTCATAGAGCTGGGTGCCATCGGCGGCGATATGCAGGTCGCGGCCCGATTGGAAAATCAGGTCCATCGCGTTCTGAATGACGGTCAGGGTTTTCAGGCCGAGGAAGTCGAACTTCACCAGCCCCGCCTGCTCCACCCATTTCATGTTGAACTGGGTTGCCGGCATGTCGGAGCGCGGATCGCGGTAAAGCGGCACCAGCGCGTCCAGCGGCCTATCACCAATCACCACACCCGCTGCGTGGGTACCGGCGGACCGCAACAGGCCTTCCACCTGCTGCCCATAGGTCAGCAGACGGTCCACCACCGGCTCGTTCCGCGCCTCCTCGCTCAGCCGCGGCTCTTCCTTCAGCGCGTCGGCGATGGACATCGGCTTCACGCCCTCGACCGGGATCAGCTTGGACAGCCGGTCCACCTGGCCATAGGGCATCTGCAAGACCCGCCCCATATCGCGCACCGCCGCCTTGGACAGAAGCGCGCCAAAGGTGATGATCTGCCCCACCTTGTCGCGGCCGTATTTCTCCTGCACGTATTTGATCACCTCTTCCCGGCGGTCCATGCAGAAGTCGATGTCGAAGTCAGGCATCGACACCCGTTCCGGGTTCAGGAAGCGTTCGAACAGCAGTGAATACCGCAGCGGGTCAAGGTCGGTAATCGTCAGCGCATAGGCCACCAAAGAGCCCGCACCGGAGCCCCGCCCCGGCCCCACCGGAATATCGTGATCCTTGGCCCATTGGATGAAGTCGGCAACGATCAGGAAGTAACCGGGAAACCCCATGCCCTCAATGATGCCCAGCTCGAAATCGAGCCGCTCCTGGTATTCCTCGACGCTCACCGCGTGCGGGATCACCGCCAGGCGTTTCTGCAAGCCCTCGTTAGCGATGCGGCGCAGCTCGGCCACCTCGTCGTCGGCGAACTTCGGCAGGATCGGGTCGCGCCTATAGGCCATGAAGGCGCAGCGCTTGGCGATCTCCACCGTGTTTTCAACCGCCTCGGGCAGGTCGGCAAACAGCGCAACCATCTCCTCCTGGCTCTTGAAGTAATGCTGCGCGGTCAGGCGGCGGCGCGGCTCGGCCTGATCGACATAGGCGCCCTCGGC is a genomic window of Leisingera caerulea DSM 24564 containing:
- the hisG gene encoding ATP phosphoribosyltransferase, translated to MTLKLGVPSKGRLMEKTFDWFAKRGVTLSRTGSDREYAGAVEGVSNMELVLLSAGEIPRELAAGRIHLGVTGTDLVQEKLPRFEQQVESLAELGFGHADLVLAVPQFWIDVDTLDDLDAVASAFRTQHGHRLRIATKYHRLVREFLTDAGVADYKLVDSQGATEGTVKNETAEMVADITSTGETLRANHLKLLSDGLVLKSQATLWRSRVAKYAAEDKAALNTLLDFLEKRV
- a CDS encoding ATP phosphoribosyltransferase regulatory subunit — protein: MAVRSDIQARAAQLRVRFEAAGAQVVDTPLLQPAGTLLDLYGEDIRARAYVTSDALRGEQMLRPDFTVPVVEAHMRHGAEPARYTYSGEVFRRQEHFPDRPNEYLQVGYEVFERNDAAAADAEVFSLFALQVRGLPLRAATGDIGILMAAVQGLNTTEKRKAALMRHIWRPRRFRSLLDRFAGRAPVPESRKKLLETEGDLTGSAVELGKRRAAEVQARVDALREDAKAPPIAEHELLALEALMAVRETVPFATEQMRDIAVDLPQINAALDRLDGRTAAMKARGVDVENLDFEASYGRTSMEYYDGFVFGFYAEARPDLPPVASGGRYDALTRQLGGGEEIPAVGGVLRPDLMLQLEEARA
- the hisS gene encoding histidine--tRNA ligase, with amino-acid sequence MAKVKKQPRPKAQTPKGFRDYFGAEVTQRSEMLRAIAGVYHHYGFEALESSAVETVEALGKFLPDVDRPNEGVFAWQETEDEGNGDWMALRYDLTAPLARVYAQHRNDLPTPYRRYAMGPVWRNEKPGPGRFRQFYQCDADTVGSASMAADAEICAMLSDTLETVGIPRGDYLVRVNNRKVLNGVLEAAEAAMPRPEGEAPGHWDDLGEWRANILRTIDKFDKVGIEGVIELLGEGREDASGAFIEGVGLTEHAIEPIVSFLLAKGATDKDTLGNLEAAIGSSEIGAQGIKELGEIAELLSAQGYGADRIVIDPSVVRGLGYYTGTVFEAELTFEILDEKGRKRQFGSVSGGGRYDGLVKRFTGQEVPAVGVSVGVDRLLAALHAKGRLTAEATGPVVVTVMDRDRMADYQAMVAELRNAGIRAEVYLGNPKNFGNQLKYADKRNSPVAVIEGGDEKANGVVQIKDLILGAKIAESATLEEWKERPSQFEVPRTELVAKVREILDGQG
- a CDS encoding SlyX family protein, translating into MQHLEEQIAHLTRSVEEMSDVIARQQKEIDVLTRRVAMLMQREATREQDGTGGVVFGDERPPHY
- a CDS encoding sensor histidine kinase, which encodes MDFTQYMPHGMCLLWEPWLLILWAGSDMLIFLAYFAIPLALLKVLRQRTDLKHRGLVWLFASFILLCGLTHALSIVTLWWPIYPVHGFVKLATALVSASTAVVLFKLIPVLVAIPSRRELELANSKLLDEVAAHEATLNVLRQARHELEVQVEERTAELRNVNAKLAVTAREAVHRSHNMIAVVSSMARQSARGVSDVSQFIDTFTGRLNALASATQTVMKEPTGASADLADIVRSQLEPVLLTFGDRMSVEGPEVATGQEAAQQISLALHELATNAQKYGSLNAEDARIRVSWSLSGDSAGEKRLQLRWEEDVPRLPEEALDGAGTGRTGFGTRLLTQIVPSMLQGTARRTVDGEKLVYELDVPLAALAEAEGQAEHVKLASRIVGQDFGFA
- the dnaE gene encoding DNA polymerase III subunit alpha, which translates into the protein MTSSPRFIHLRTHTEYSLLEGALRLKKLPDLCKKHGMPAIAVTDTNNLFSALEFSVSASGAGVQPIIGCQVDLRFTEPAPGERPKPPAPLVLLAQSEAGYEHLMKLNSCLYLRQGGELPHVTLEELEANSGGVICLSGGPDGPVGRLLQMGQRPAAEALMQQLKAIFPDRLYVELQRHPGEHGQPESEKQTERGHVEMAYAMDLPLVATNDVYFPNTEMYEAHDAMICIAEGAYVDQAEPRRRLTAQHYFKSQEEMVALFADLPEAVENTVEIAKRCAFMAYRRDPILPKFADDEVAELRRIANEGLQKRLAVIPHAVSVEEYQERLDFELGIIEGMGFPGYFLIVADFIQWAKDHDIPVGPGRGSGAGSLVAYALTITDLDPLRYSLLFERFLNPERVSMPDFDIDFCMDRREEVIKYVQEKYGRDKVGQIITFGALLSKAAVRDMGRVLQMPYGQVDRLSKLIPVEGVKPMSIADALKEEPRLSEEARNEPVVDRLLTYGQQVEGLLRSAGTHAAGVVIGDRPLDALVPLYRDPRSDMPATQFNMKWVEQAGLVKFDFLGLKTLTVIQNAMDLIFQSGRDLHIAADGTQLYDPPEGAENQINAIPLDDKVTYDLYSRAKTVAVFQVESTGMMDALKRMKPTCIEDIVALVALYRPGPMENIPVYCEVKNGQREITSVHPLIDHILEETQGIIVYQEQVMQIAQVMANYTLGGADLLRRAMGKKIKEAMDAERPKFEKGAAENGVDKKKASEVFDLLEKFANYGFNKSHAAAYAVVSYQTGWLKANHPVEFMAGVMNCDIHLTDKLAIYFEEVKKGLGLKYVPPCVNRSLATFNVVNGELVYALGALKNVGLDVMRLVAEARNEDGREKPFVNVFDFARRVNLKKVGKRPLEMLARAGAFDQLDSNRRRVFESLGALVDYSAAVHDQRNSSQVSLFGEAGEDLPEPRLPNVPDWLPAERLSEEFKAIGFYLSGHPLDDYMPALKRKDVMTLDEVTAKAERGPFMAKMAGVVAGRQERKSARGNRFAFAQLSDPSGAFEVTLFSEVLEKSREFLETGAKVVITAEATMESDQLKLLVRSVGPVDSAIADAGRSSLRVYLSDAAAVGTVAQVLEDAKAAARNAARGEVYMYLQDPGLPGDVEMDLGQPFPINPQIKGALKSLDGVMDVEEI